A single Verrucomicrobiota bacterium DNA region contains:
- a CDS encoding M48 family metallopeptidase, which translates to MMDAFFKGLGKKVGETYKKSRWLYDSLLGTEEESIASEYKLGHQMAKEITAESERVEIEFIDALYKRLAAWINTPHRFTCTVIRSSDVNAFVLPGGFIFLTDALVNHCGRNEDELAFIIAHEMGHVVKGHAFDRMIAEHSIQVISKWLRAGGLLGAAAKQATLKFLKTEYSRDNEYEADDFGIRLAMAAGRDPKGAIRIFERLKPLKESDIPEYFSTHPSFNSRIAQIKEAAQRIRPR; encoded by the coding sequence ATGATGGACGCATTTTTTAAGGGGCTTGGAAAAAAGGTCGGGGAGACTTATAAAAAGTCCCGCTGGCTCTATGATTCCTTACTCGGAACCGAAGAAGAGAGCATCGCCTCGGAATATAAGCTGGGCCATCAGATGGCCAAAGAAATCACAGCCGAAAGTGAAAGGGTCGAAATCGAATTTATAGATGCGCTTTATAAGCGCCTGGCCGCATGGATCAATACGCCTCACCGCTTCACCTGCACGGTCATACGATCAAGCGATGTGAATGCCTTTGTGCTGCCGGGCGGATTTATATTTCTGACGGATGCCCTCGTGAATCACTGCGGGCGCAATGAAGACGAACTCGCCTTTATTATCGCTCATGAAATGGGCCACGTAGTGAAAGGGCATGCGTTTGACCGCATGATAGCCGAGCATTCCATTCAAGTGATCAGCAAATGGCTTCGGGCCGGTGGCCTCCTCGGGGCTGCCGCCAAGCAGGCCACTCTGAAATTCCTTAAGACGGAGTATTCGCGCGACAACGAATACGAGGCGGACGACTTCGGAATACGGCTCGCTATGGCAGCCGGTCGTGATCCGAAGGGAGCCATTCGAATATTTGAGCGACTGAAGCCATTGAAGGAATCGGATATCCCTGAATATTTCTCAACCCACCCTTCTTTTAACTCCCGCATAGCCCAGATAAAAGAAGCCGCGCAGCGCATACGACCTCGATGA
- a CDS encoding EthD family reductase yields the protein MIRICVTYRRSEGSTFDVDYYQHVHFKLVHELLDPLGLVSAEMDVGIPGVGGTEAPFHAIGYLVFKNMDDCTAAFEKEGARLVADVINCTNIEPVIQISNYLSV from the coding sequence ATGATTAGAATCTGTGTTACTTACCGAAGAAGCGAAGGAAGCACCTTTGATGTGGATTACTACCAACATGTGCATTTCAAACTCGTCCACGAGTTGCTTGATCCGCTCGGCCTCGTGTCTGCGGAAATGGATGTGGGAATTCCTGGAGTGGGTGGTACCGAAGCTCCATTTCACGCCATTGGTTATCTGGTGTTCAAAAATATGGATGATTGCACCGCCGCGTTTGAAAAGGAAGGAGCCCGATTGGTGGCTGATGTTATTAATTGCACCAACATCGAGCCTGTTATTCAAATCAGTAATTATTTGAGCGTGTAG
- a CDS encoding TIM barrel protein encodes MSSRLIQNVFFLCFCLLMTACAPKQSAKDVATAENFAKENILAWAFTNFDIERSAEERAQLLRRVGFKKAGYIVSNANAKDAFDAHVLAYKKYDISIISVWWQSSNEDLMEDPKTRMVLVGLDKHNLKPDIWFSLGKDLVEAIPEDQRLDRAVAILRPLAIEARRRGVRFALYNHMEWFGETDNQIAIIERLRSEGNMDHVGMVYNMHHGHDRIDNFKTVFQKMQPYLFAFNLNGMRVEGPKIILIGEGDREQAMIKTVIDSGFKGPIGILHHFAKQDAEPVYVANLKGLKSILEALGHEEVAATY; translated from the coding sequence ATGTCTAGCCGCCTTATCCAAAATGTATTCTTTCTTTGCTTCTGTTTATTGATGACCGCCTGTGCTCCAAAGCAGAGCGCTAAGGATGTTGCGACGGCAGAAAATTTTGCCAAAGAAAATATTCTCGCCTGGGCATTTACAAATTTCGATATCGAGCGATCCGCTGAGGAGCGTGCTCAATTGCTGAGACGAGTGGGTTTTAAAAAAGCGGGTTATATCGTTTCCAATGCGAATGCAAAGGATGCTTTTGATGCTCATGTCTTGGCCTACAAGAAGTACGACATCTCAATTATTTCGGTATGGTGGCAGTCCTCGAATGAGGACCTCATGGAAGATCCCAAAACCCGGATGGTATTGGTGGGTTTGGACAAACATAATCTAAAGCCCGACATTTGGTTTTCCCTGGGCAAAGATCTGGTTGAAGCCATTCCCGAAGATCAGCGGCTCGACAGGGCGGTTGCCATTCTCCGGCCCTTAGCGATTGAAGCGCGACGTCGCGGTGTTCGATTTGCGCTCTACAATCACATGGAATGGTTTGGTGAAACGGACAACCAGATAGCCATCATTGAGAGACTTCGTTCCGAAGGAAATATGGATCATGTGGGTATGGTTTATAACATGCACCACGGACATGACCGCATAGATAATTTTAAGACGGTTTTCCAAAAAATGCAGCCCTACCTGTTTGCGTTCAATCTGAATGGCATGCGAGTAGAAGGTCCAAAGATTATCCTGATTGGTGAAGGCGATCGTGAACAGGCGATGATCAAGACGGTTATCGATTCAGGGTTCAAGGGTCCCATCGGAATCCTTCACCATTTTGCCAAGCAAGATGCTGAACCCGTCTATGTGGCAAATCTGAAAGGTTTGAAATCGATATTAGAAGCACTCGGACATGAAGAAGTTGCTGCCACCTATTGA
- a CDS encoding VCBS repeat-containing protein: MWKEHGIHPTLKEPHSLLVTDMDGDGDLDAATCAFGDKEAWWFENDGHGQFKNHLVTTNQEAYDIRAFDMDLDGDLDLLIGGRASNNVVWCENPRL, from the coding sequence ATGTGGAAAGAGCATGGGATTCACCCCACGCTGAAAGAGCCCCATAGTCTGTTGGTTACGGATATGGATGGGGACGGAGATCTAGACGCTGCGACCTGTGCTTTTGGAGACAAGGAAGCTTGGTGGTTCGAAAACGACGGGCACGGTCAGTTCAAGAACCATTTGGTCACGACCAATCAAGAGGCTTATGACATTAGGGCCTTTGATATGGATCTGGATGGAGATTTGGATCTGCTGATTGGCGGGCGCGCTTCAAACAATGTTGTTTGGTGTGAGAATCCTCGCTTATAA
- a CDS encoding beta-propeller fold lactonase family protein, with translation MTAQYFKGSVGVFKIADNGSIEKQTQVLMHEVPSKVNSRQMDPHPHWTGFSPDGKFALVPDLGTDNIHIYKVDLDGSSLTPHSLAPSVPGGGPRHMRFSTNGKFVYSANWGHDSITAFKTESTTGKLTEIETEPIHGSWPRNARIDPTGKWLFVSGEASNTVSIFSINQETGELTFPTKNLVNLPSVYCILFKE, from the coding sequence ATCACCGCGCAGTATTTCAAAGGTTCCGTAGGCGTATTCAAAATCGCTGACAACGGATCCATAGAAAAACAAACTCAAGTTCTGATGCACGAAGTCCCCTCCAAAGTGAATAGCCGCCAAATGGATCCTCACCCGCACTGGACCGGCTTTTCGCCCGATGGTAAATTCGCCCTGGTCCCGGATCTCGGCACCGATAACATCCACATCTACAAGGTCGACTTAGACGGATCGTCGCTCACTCCCCATAGTCTTGCCCCATCCGTACCGGGCGGCGGACCACGCCACATGAGATTCTCAACCAACGGGAAATTTGTCTATTCCGCAAACTGGGGCCACGATTCAATCACCGCTTTCAAGACGGAATCCACAACCGGAAAGCTCACTGAAATCGAAACAGAACCCATCCATGGAAGCTGGCCAAGAAACGCCCGCATCGATCCCACGGGAAAGTGGTTGTTCGTATCCGGAGAAGCCTCCAACACGGTATCCATTTTCTCCATCAATCAAGAAACCGGCGAACTTACCTTCCCCACTAAAAACCTGGTAAACCTCCCCAGCGTATACTGCATCCTCTTCAAGGAGTAG
- a CDS encoding right-handed parallel beta-helix repeat-containing protein — translation MKVIRFIYLLLSVLLLITCNLSAQSSEKADFYVSANGSDTWSGTTAEPNGQGNEGPFATLERARDAVRELKKSKQADVIVLIREGTYQLDKTIVFGVEDSGMGNSTVTYAAYSGETPVFSSGREIQGWKQAPSDLAGLPKEARGKVLVAEVSGSFKTLYDGEGMLPRAKSEGFITQKGGSRTEMHFPAGRLKNWSNISDVEIIVRPHHAWISNVLPLESVDERAGIARTSIEATYAMNDLHFLKTTENCWVENVLEELDEPGEWVLNTKEGKLYLWPRNQTPVLAPQLLELIRVEGDIDKEGPTDIPVRNLVFRGLTFMHGERYTLAEGDAGLQHDWDMLDKANALVRLRSTENCTIEQCHFTHSGSGAIRVDLHGMENTISNNHIEQMGGGGILLCGYGPGTKDVNRKNLVYNNHIHHIGLIYIHSPGIFLWQSGENRVANNLIHNTPYCGMIVSGCMTHFFERGDNRELVRTIRWQEVGGGRSRKTDAEALIYKHSHDNMIEYNEIHHVMEKMGDGNGIYVRGAGAGNVLRRNYIHHLVTPMHMQAALRTDGGQMDTLITENIIYKCTAQGIILKLNNRAENNFVIDVIAPPRGYYLSLREGPMTDAVIQKNIFYSSTANVTFIDELEPGKGITTEDSRGRGLALAKDANTDYNIYFCAEDPQLGSEMLKKQQQDGVDDNSLAFNPLFMDVENGDFRFKPNSPALKLGIVPIDLSQIGLRK, via the coding sequence ATGAAAGTAATTCGATTTATATACCTCCTTCTATCCGTTTTACTTCTGATAACTTGTAATCTTTCAGCTCAATCTTCTGAGAAGGCCGACTTCTATGTTTCTGCCAACGGCTCCGATACTTGGTCGGGCACCACAGCAGAGCCCAACGGGCAGGGGAATGAAGGTCCTTTTGCGACCCTGGAACGAGCGCGTGACGCCGTTCGGGAATTGAAGAAAAGTAAACAGGCCGATGTCATTGTGCTTATTCGGGAGGGCACTTACCAGCTGGACAAAACGATAGTATTCGGTGTCGAAGACTCAGGTATGGGCAACTCGACCGTCACCTATGCCGCCTATTCGGGAGAGACTCCTGTCTTCAGTTCGGGCCGGGAAATCCAGGGATGGAAACAAGCACCGAGTGATTTAGCAGGTTTGCCCAAAGAGGCGCGAGGAAAGGTCTTGGTGGCTGAGGTATCCGGCAGCTTCAAAACTCTGTATGATGGGGAGGGTATGCTACCGCGGGCCAAGTCGGAAGGTTTCATTACCCAGAAAGGAGGGAGCAGAACGGAAATGCATTTCCCAGCAGGCAGGTTGAAAAACTGGTCCAATATTTCCGACGTGGAAATTATAGTTCGTCCGCATCATGCATGGATATCCAATGTTCTGCCACTGGAGTCGGTCGATGAGAGAGCAGGGATTGCCCGAACGTCCATTGAGGCAACCTATGCAATGAATGATCTCCATTTCCTGAAGACCACCGAAAATTGTTGGGTGGAAAATGTTCTGGAGGAGCTCGATGAACCGGGCGAGTGGGTGTTGAACACGAAAGAAGGAAAGCTTTACCTCTGGCCGCGAAACCAGACGCCTGTTCTGGCTCCCCAGTTACTGGAGCTGATTCGTGTGGAGGGGGACATAGACAAGGAGGGACCGACTGACATTCCGGTGCGCAACCTCGTATTTCGTGGCCTGACTTTTATGCATGGCGAGCGGTATACATTGGCTGAGGGTGACGCCGGTCTGCAGCATGACTGGGACATGCTCGATAAGGCGAATGCTTTGGTGCGTCTGCGCAGTACGGAGAACTGCACCATTGAGCAATGTCATTTTACCCACAGTGGCAGTGGCGCCATTCGTGTGGATTTACACGGGATGGAGAACACAATATCCAACAATCATATTGAACAGATGGGCGGTGGAGGAATCCTGCTCTGTGGATATGGTCCGGGTACCAAGGATGTGAACCGGAAGAACCTCGTTTATAACAATCATATCCACCACATTGGACTTATCTACATCCATTCGCCTGGAATTTTCCTCTGGCAGAGTGGGGAAAACAGGGTAGCCAATAATCTGATCCATAACACGCCTTACTGCGGAATGATCGTTTCCGGATGCATGACCCATTTTTTTGAGAGAGGGGATAATCGGGAATTGGTGCGAACCATCCGTTGGCAGGAAGTCGGGGGCGGACGTTCCAGAAAAACGGATGCCGAGGCTCTCATATACAAGCACTCCCATGACAATATGATCGAGTACAACGAAATTCATCATGTGATGGAGAAGATGGGAGACGGAAACGGAATTTATGTGCGTGGTGCTGGTGCGGGAAACGTGCTTCGTAGAAACTACATTCATCACCTGGTCACACCGATGCACATGCAGGCTGCCCTGCGTACGGATGGGGGGCAGATGGATACGCTGATCACGGAAAACATCATCTACAAGTGTACTGCCCAAGGCATCATATTAAAACTGAACAACCGGGCAGAAAATAACTTCGTCATAGACGTCATCGCCCCGCCACGCGGATACTACCTGTCCCTCAGGGAAGGTCCCATGACGGATGCGGTCATCCAAAAGAACATTTTTTATTCTTCCACTGCTAATGTGACTTTCATCGATGAACTGGAACCCGGGAAAGGAATAACAACCGAGGATAGCAGGGGAAGAGGACTGGCGCTGGCCAAGGATGCCAATACCGATTACAACATCTACTTTTGCGCGGAGGACCCCCAACTCGGAAGTGAAATGCTGAAGAAGCAACAACAAGACGGCGTTGATGACAATAGTCTGGCATTCAATCCATTGTTTATGGACGTGGAGAATGGCGATTTCCGGTTTAAACCCAACTCACCTGCACTTAAATTGGGTATTGTTCCAATCGATCTTTCACAGATTGGACTAAGAAAGTAA
- a CDS encoding sulfatase-like hydrolase/transferase, with product MKNLIFLMVSALFSWLTVAAKQPNIVFIFADDWGYGDLSLHGSDFVQTPNIDQMAAEGIDFQNFTVNSPVCSPSRVAVMTGKFPARFSIHQHFAGVPSNAQRGMPDWLDPKEPMLPRLLKEAGYKTGHFGKWHLGNATDSPSEDLYGYDAFATFNGSGKNELRPQGLESVDHAEKFIKENKDHPFFVNLWLHETHLAHFPLEKYLEKFKNLDEQKRIYASVVAEGDEGVGRILGLLKALNLDNNTLVVFSSDNGPEATRGPEHKFHNNSKVGLGGYYSVGESGGLIGQKRSLYAGGVRVPFVVRWPGIVPSGKVDRTSVLTAVDLLPTFLEAAGVALPEGFVPDGQSAFSAFKGEPINRTKPIFWEWRGGISKDYTWPTLGVRDGRWKLLLNEELDRIELYDIESDWAEKSNLAKTFPEVADRLIKQIHTWKKFLPAKPSDNSLSRTRK from the coding sequence ATGAAGAACCTTATATTTTTGATGGTATCGGCATTGTTTAGCTGGCTAACGGTTGCAGCGAAGCAGCCTAATATAGTTTTCATATTCGCGGACGATTGGGGCTACGGAGATCTGAGTTTGCACGGGAGTGATTTTGTGCAAACTCCGAACATCGATCAAATGGCAGCGGAGGGGATTGATTTCCAAAACTTCACGGTGAACAGTCCGGTGTGTTCGCCAAGCCGGGTTGCAGTCATGACCGGAAAATTTCCGGCAAGATTTTCTATTCATCAACATTTTGCTGGCGTTCCTTCCAACGCACAACGGGGGATGCCTGACTGGCTTGATCCTAAGGAACCTATGCTTCCACGCTTACTGAAAGAGGCCGGTTATAAGACGGGTCACTTCGGAAAATGGCACCTGGGCAATGCGACGGACTCTCCATCGGAAGATCTGTATGGGTATGATGCCTTTGCCACCTTTAACGGATCGGGAAAGAATGAGCTTCGTCCACAGGGCCTTGAATCCGTTGACCATGCCGAGAAGTTTATAAAGGAAAACAAGGATCATCCCTTCTTTGTGAACCTATGGCTGCACGAAACGCACCTCGCCCATTTCCCTCTGGAGAAATACTTGGAGAAATTCAAAAATCTGGATGAGCAGAAACGGATTTATGCTTCGGTGGTTGCTGAAGGAGATGAAGGGGTAGGGCGGATCCTCGGCTTGTTGAAGGCATTGAATCTGGATAATAACACCCTCGTGGTGTTTTCGTCTGACAATGGACCTGAGGCCACCCGCGGACCGGAACATAAATTTCACAACAATTCAAAAGTTGGCCTCGGGGGTTATTATTCGGTGGGAGAGTCGGGCGGTCTGATTGGTCAGAAACGATCGCTTTATGCAGGAGGGGTTCGAGTGCCTTTCGTGGTCCGTTGGCCGGGCATTGTACCCTCCGGGAAAGTGGACAGGACCTCCGTCCTTACTGCAGTTGATCTGCTCCCGACCTTTCTTGAGGCTGCGGGAGTAGCCTTGCCAGAAGGTTTCGTGCCGGACGGTCAAAGTGCATTTTCGGCTTTTAAGGGGGAACCCATTAACCGGACAAAGCCCATTTTCTGGGAGTGGAGAGGTGGGATTTCAAAGGACTATACCTGGCCAACCCTGGGTGTTCGTGACGGCCGCTGGAAGCTACTGCTGAACGAGGAGTTAGACCGCATCGAGCTTTACGATATCGAATCTGATTGGGCTGAAAAAAGCAATCTGGCTAAAACTTTTCCTGAAGTTGCCGATAGGCTTATTAAGCAAATCCACACATGGAAGAAATTCCTTCCAGCTAAACCTTCGGATAACAGTCTTTCGCGGACACGCAAATAG
- a CDS encoding PQQ-binding-like beta-propeller repeat protein: protein MIIFPLNRLLNCVYYSSFLICFCIFSPLTVEAKEIRIKSPHSSSWPQAAGPHGSWSTQTDAEIPTSFNVAEDKNILWRKALDESGQSGIAVWKDRLFLTIMEPFDSDKPDPYKTGTIQALCINANNGDVIWQYEIKAANPSGYMYGFSDSTSPTPITDGEHVWFTNAGGKLVCLNWNGELVWERTWRLATEVLKPEKPFPFNKQHEPFMVNDVLVNMEAYDNVDGKRELGWHYLYGLDKMTGEVKWISEDAVTHYNTPGYSLDALGKPTALIGRGGYHDVPEGPKGYSMIDLADGKRVWQTELSGENDTALYNSNFTKDFAVWFSETESEITVLNSQNGEILKTIDLRTKVDLRTYDQALGRRVLRPDFDLSQTPNPNVFPAWYTNIIVGDHLYFMCSKDDTKQPLMKRWMKLSPQFSFARVDLKTDKVEYLEVPAHYNDRGEYLWKEELKTTALNSRGIDTISDPRSKRDGWYWCFNGNPILVNDILFFTTMIGNCYTFRTGTDRFDDSAFIDVNSLGVRSESWSLNTPSFANGKLYHRTAKELICIGNN, encoded by the coding sequence ATGATAATTTTTCCCCTGAATAGATTACTTAATTGCGTTTATTATTCCTCATTCCTGATCTGCTTTTGCATTTTCTCACCCTTAACGGTTGAAGCTAAAGAAATACGGATTAAATCGCCGCATTCAAGCTCTTGGCCTCAAGCGGCTGGACCTCATGGAAGTTGGAGCACACAAACCGATGCGGAAATCCCGACTTCCTTTAACGTAGCAGAGGATAAAAATATTCTCTGGAGAAAGGCACTCGATGAATCGGGACAAAGCGGAATCGCTGTATGGAAGGATCGATTATTCCTGACTATCATGGAACCGTTCGATAGCGATAAACCGGATCCCTACAAAACAGGGACAATCCAGGCGCTCTGTATAAACGCGAATAACGGTGACGTGATTTGGCAGTATGAAATCAAGGCCGCCAATCCTAGCGGTTATATGTATGGGTTCAGCGATTCCACTTCCCCGACACCCATTACGGATGGCGAGCATGTCTGGTTTACCAATGCGGGAGGAAAACTCGTGTGCCTGAACTGGAACGGGGAGCTTGTGTGGGAGAGGACTTGGAGATTAGCGACGGAGGTACTGAAGCCAGAGAAGCCGTTTCCATTTAACAAGCAGCATGAGCCCTTTATGGTGAATGACGTCCTGGTTAATATGGAAGCCTACGATAACGTAGACGGCAAAAGGGAACTGGGCTGGCACTATTTGTATGGGCTGGATAAGATGACGGGTGAAGTGAAATGGATATCCGAAGACGCGGTAACCCACTACAATACTCCGGGCTATTCGCTGGACGCTCTGGGCAAACCGACGGCTTTGATTGGAAGGGGAGGGTATCACGACGTACCCGAAGGGCCGAAGGGATACTCCATGATAGACTTGGCGGATGGTAAACGGGTTTGGCAGACCGAACTCTCCGGCGAAAATGATACTGCGCTTTACAACTCAAATTTCACCAAGGATTTCGCAGTGTGGTTTTCCGAGACAGAAAGTGAGATCACGGTTCTTAATTCTCAGAATGGGGAGATTCTTAAAACGATAGATCTTCGAACCAAAGTGGATTTGAGAACCTATGACCAAGCCCTGGGACGACGAGTCTTGCGACCAGATTTCGATCTCAGCCAAACACCCAACCCAAATGTGTTTCCGGCGTGGTATACGAACATCATCGTCGGAGACCATCTCTACTTTATGTGTTCTAAGGATGATACCAAGCAGCCGCTGATGAAGCGTTGGATGAAGCTCTCGCCTCAGTTTTCTTTCGCCCGCGTGGATCTAAAGACTGACAAAGTGGAATACCTTGAAGTGCCGGCTCATTATAACGATCGCGGAGAGTATCTTTGGAAAGAAGAGTTGAAAACCACGGCCTTGAATTCGCGTGGAATTGATACGATCTCTGATCCACGATCAAAACGTGATGGCTGGTATTGGTGCTTTAACGGAAATCCAATTCTGGTGAACGATATCCTTTTCTTCACCACGATGATTGGAAATTGCTACACCTTCCGGACGGGCACAGATAGGTTTGATGATAGCGCCTTTATCGATGTTAATTCACTCGGTGTGCGTAGTGAAAGCTGGTCCTTGAACACACCCTCGTTTGCCAATGGAAAACTTTATCACCGCACTGCAAAAGAACTGATATGCATTGGGAACAATTAA
- a CDS encoding PQQ-binding-like beta-propeller repeat protein, which yields MKLLSSFLFGFLPLCILAQQGSGYRDWGTAGGDTGITRYSSLDQVNTTNVSQLEVAWTYRSGDAQGRSTIQCNPIVVDGVLYATTPNLDLVALDASTGVERWRFSDSGEVEKGPDTNQGQYFGLNRGVAYWKDGDDRRILYSRGHHILAVKADTGKLISSFGEDGRVDMRYGLSKPPQFVGIANPAAGVIYKDLFIVGSRGNTAGHVRAYNVRSGNMEWIFNTIPHPGERFEDTWPEGAWAKVYGANVWSGLSVDVENGLVFCSTSSPKPDLFGWQYPGKNDLANSVVALNAATGEYVWHFQEIKHGIWDLDLPAPPMLVTVERDGLQVDAVAQVSKTGNTYLLDRLTGRSLFPLVERPAPASDISIEQAWPTQTVPLLPPPFTRQEVTYDQLTTLSPEARADAVEQFIESRSGWFMPISPKGTILYGVLGGAEWPGAAFDPNSDLLYVAGNNLPLIIRLDPVTGKAAKGAVAFGATCTMCHAIERLSGAARRYEPEALADLLKAGRGIMPSFAHLGDKVIADLVDFLLIDPQEENKEPVDPDFVPQDYTFSGFNKFVDKEGYPAVKPPWGVLSAIDLNRGEIVWQTPIGEYEELTRRGIPATGTPLFGGPTVTAGGLVFIGGSTDEKFRALDSETGEILWETKLPFGAYANPSIYEIDGRQYVVIASGGGGKNGTPSGDAYVAFALPESTH from the coding sequence ATGAAATTACTCTCATCGTTTTTATTTGGTTTTCTGCCTCTTTGTATTTTGGCCCAACAAGGGTCCGGCTACCGTGATTGGGGCACGGCTGGAGGAGATACCGGAATCACTCGCTACTCCAGTCTCGATCAGGTCAATACGACCAACGTGTCTCAATTGGAGGTGGCCTGGACTTATCGATCGGGCGACGCTCAAGGACGATCCACGATACAATGCAATCCCATCGTCGTCGATGGTGTCCTTTATGCAACAACCCCGAACCTTGATCTGGTCGCCTTGGATGCTTCGACTGGAGTCGAACGGTGGAGATTTAGTGATTCTGGTGAGGTTGAAAAAGGTCCGGATACGAACCAGGGTCAGTACTTTGGCCTGAACCGTGGAGTCGCCTACTGGAAGGATGGCGATGATAGACGTATTTTGTACAGTCGCGGTCATCACATTCTGGCAGTGAAGGCGGATACGGGAAAATTGATTTCATCCTTTGGAGAAGACGGTCGGGTAGATATGCGTTATGGTTTATCTAAACCGCCTCAGTTCGTGGGTATAGCGAATCCGGCAGCCGGCGTTATCTATAAAGATCTCTTCATTGTCGGCTCGCGTGGAAATACAGCGGGGCATGTCCGCGCCTACAATGTACGCAGTGGAAACATGGAATGGATCTTTAATACGATTCCTCACCCGGGTGAACGATTTGAAGACACGTGGCCAGAGGGTGCATGGGCTAAAGTTTATGGGGCCAATGTTTGGAGTGGATTAAGTGTCGATGTGGAAAACGGACTTGTCTTTTGTTCTACCTCCAGCCCCAAACCAGACCTTTTTGGGTGGCAGTATCCAGGAAAAAATGACTTAGCGAACTCAGTTGTCGCACTCAATGCAGCTACGGGTGAATACGTCTGGCATTTTCAGGAGATCAAACATGGTATTTGGGATTTGGATCTGCCCGCTCCGCCAATGCTCGTCACCGTAGAACGCGATGGTTTGCAAGTCGATGCCGTGGCGCAGGTAAGCAAGACAGGCAATACCTACCTGCTGGATCGGTTGACAGGCAGGTCACTCTTTCCACTCGTCGAGCGCCCGGCTCCCGCATCCGATATTTCCATCGAGCAAGCATGGCCTACTCAAACGGTGCCTCTGCTTCCACCGCCATTTACTCGACAGGAAGTTACTTACGACCAGCTTACGACCCTCTCTCCGGAAGCTCGCGCCGACGCGGTTGAGCAATTTATTGAAAGCCGCAGTGGTTGGTTTATGCCTATCAGCCCCAAAGGCACTATTCTATACGGCGTGTTAGGAGGAGCCGAGTGGCCGGGTGCCGCGTTTGATCCAAATTCAGATCTGCTCTATGTTGCGGGCAACAACCTGCCTTTGATCATTCGTCTCGATCCAGTGACGGGAAAAGCTGCCAAAGGTGCGGTTGCTTTCGGAGCAACCTGCACGATGTGTCATGCCATTGAACGCTTGAGTGGCGCAGCCCGGCGATACGAACCTGAAGCGCTTGCGGATCTGCTCAAGGCGGGTCGCGGTATTATGCCTTCCTTTGCCCATCTTGGAGACAAGGTAATCGCCGATCTTGTGGATTTTCTTCTCATTGATCCCCAAGAAGAAAACAAGGAGCCGGTAGATCCGGATTTCGTTCCACAAGACTATACCTTTAGTGGATTCAATAAATTCGTGGATAAAGAGGGATACCCAGCCGTCAAACCCCCGTGGGGTGTGCTGAGCGCCATCGATCTCAATAGAGGAGAAATTGTCTGGCAAACTCCGATTGGTGAATACGAAGAACTCACTCGGCGTGGCATCCCGGCTACTGGAACGCCGCTCTTTGGAGGCCCAACCGTAACTGCAGGTGGCCTCGTTTTCATTGGCGGGTCGACGGATGAAAAATTTAGAGCTCTTGATAGTGAAACGGGCGAGATCTTGTGGGAAACCAAACTCCCTTTCGGAGCTTATGCAAATCCCTCCATCTACGAAATTGACGGTCGTCAGTATGTCGTCATCGCATCCGGAGGCGGTGGAAAAAACGGTACTCCCTCGGGTGATGCTTATGTCGCCTTTGCATTGCCCGAATCTACGCACTAA